In the Colletotrichum higginsianum IMI 349063 chromosome 7 map unlocalized unitig_7, whole genome shotgun sequence genome, one interval contains:
- a CDS encoding Pentatricopeptide repeat domain-containing protein, translated as MGTAAVLDAQKKDERRKELDRQLEEARAEFRMLVENAPSHLPRERVPDACIAPSHLLLELAPDGSITNRYKGALERYKKQPEEIAEFFDSLGPTPEWPRVSPRSRQVKDIWHQYRLQPQMNRSYTVVDTDYELLARFIRSEEKMTRIQHRIPKTSQQLEVAERKMRLLVTSLLSTDEARGRHDKTRPEKCDSEALQQVIADLCKREHPHYDVDLDPNAVSECNADLNRSLRDIFAEAQPSNIKLTIMKVCYNLLVASQPPTIHTYNTLIHGFSAAGLHYPASRVVKAFLHSTVEPTQSTLVCLLNHFKEANDSEGFYKIIERMTGKDRRGVNIRRKSVEQVHATDSLHKWAMTKDIAVNRDYLIERAWFDVRVFAAIIEGMLRFGYLRYAADTMALGLNLGIAFSMQTIRTVLNSCVLELDPKPAMVILKALAFRHSLIEAKFSKITHQEYIARRVQSLLYICGLFGISPATVVPSVEAVPASMLLSERHKRGLDIARITRAVDESEIKLGFFRSSLAVVLKCLADCQSGDKSPTPSGSHLRPWRRLTKAAIATAPNLGNIEVAKGVETSEEVRETVTISSNDKTTDSRDKADDACAGFEDHFEPARSKPAHRNLEAAASF; from the coding sequence ATGggaacggcggcggtccTGGACGCCCAGAAGAAAGACGAAAGGCGGAAGGAGCTCGACCGAcagctcgaggaggcgaGGGCAGAGTTCAGGATGCTCGTGGAAAATGCACCATCCCACCTTCCTCGCGAACGGGTGCCGGATGCATGCATTGCGCCGTCCCACCTCCTTCTCGAACTGGCACCAGATGGAAGCATTACCAACCGATACAAGGGCGCGTTGGAGAGGTATAAGAAACAACCAGAGGAGATTGCCGAGTTTTTCGACTCTTTGGGGCCTACGCCTGAATGGCCCCGGGTCTCGCCAAGGTCTAGGCAGGTGAAGGATATATGGCATCAATACCGACTCCAACCCCAAATGAATCGGTCGTACACTGTTGTGGATACCGACTATGAGTTGCTCGCCCGTTTCATCAGATCGGAGGAGAAAATGACCCGAATTCAGCACCGCATTCCAAAAACGTCACAGCAACTGGAAGTCGCGGAGAGAAAAATGCGGCTCTTGGTGACCAGCTTACTCAGTACAGACGAAGCTAGGGGACGACACGACAAGACAAGGCCCGAAAAGTGCGACTCGGAAGCCTTACAACAAGTGATCGCCGATTTGTGTAAGAGAGAGCACCCACACTACGACGTGGATCTGGATCCCAATGCTGTCAGCGAATGCAATGCCGATTTAAACAGGTCCTTGAGAGACATCTTTGCGGAGGCGCAGCCATCAAATATCAAGTTGACGATTATGAAGGTGTGCTACAACCTTCTCGTCGCGTCACAGCCTCCTACTATTCACACATACAACACTCTGATACACGGCTTCAGTGCCGCTGGCCTCCATTACCCAGCCTCGCGTGTGGTCAAGGCTTTTCTGCATTCTACGGTTGAGCCGACGCAGAGCACACTCGTTTGTCTCCTGAATCACTTCAAGGAGGCAAATGACAGTGAAGGCTTCTACAAAATCATCGAGCGCATGACTGGCAAAGACCGCCGGGGCGTCAATATTCGGAGAAAGTCTGTTGAACAAGTGCACGCGACCGACTCGCTGCATAAATGGGCAATGACGAAAGATATCGCCGTCAATCGAGACTACTTGATTGAGAGGGCTTGGTTCGACGTTCGGGTTTTTGCTGCCATCATCGAAGGCATGCTGAGGTTTGGCTACCTGAGGTATGCCGCGGACACAATGGCGCTGGGTCTCAATCTTGGAATCGCGTTCAGCATGCAGACGATAAGGACAGTTCTCAATTCTTGCGTTCTTGAGCTGGACCCCAAGCCCGCGATGGTCATTCTGAAAGCACTCGCGTTCAGACACAGTCTTATCGAGGCAAAGTTCTCGAAAATAACCCATCAGGAGTATATTGCGCGACGGGTTCAGAGCTTACTGTATATTTGCGGCTTGTTCGGCATATCGCCGGCCACTGTGGTCCCAAGCGTAGAGGCTGTTCCTGCTTCGATGTTACTGTCCGAACGCCACAAAAGGGGCTTGGATATCGCCCGCATTACTCGGGCAGTTGACGAGTCGGAGATCAAGTTAGGATTTTTCAGATCTTCACTGGCCGTCGTACTAAAATGTTTGGCCGATTGTCAGTCGGGCGACAAATCACCAACACCGTCTGGCTCGCATTTGCGGCCCTGGAGACGTTTGACCAAGGCCGCGATTGCGACGGCGCCCAACCTTGGCAACATCGAAGTAGCCAAAGGAGTCGAAACGAGTGAAGAGGTGCGAGAGACGGTGACTATCTCCAGCAACGACAAGACGACGGACAGCCGGGACAaagccgacgacgcctgTGCTGGCTTTGAAGATCATTTCGAGCCAGCGAGGAGCAAACCGGCCCATAGAAATTTGGAAGCTGCGGCGAGTTTTTGA
- a CDS encoding Duf866 domain protein: MFALALTAELNGVTNLRPDDSEGNPFWYTFKVQCTSCREVHDKPVGVSRFDNNDMSGSRGEANFVWKCKNCKRESSATIKAAPASYAQGEPAKQQKLLEFDCRGLEFTEFIPEGEWLAEGLDSGSKFSAIDLTEGEWYDYDEKAGEEVSIKDLKWEIKRA; encoded by the exons ATGTTCGCCCTTGCACTGACAGCCGAGCTCAACGG GGTTACGAACCTCCGCCCCGATGACAGCGAAGGCAACCCCTTCTGGTACACGTTCAAGGTGCAGTGCACATCATGCCGCGAAGTCCACGACAAACCCGTCGGCGTCAGCCGTTTT GACAACAACGACATGAGCGGCAGCAGAGGCGAGGCCAACTTCGTCTGGAAGTGCAAGAACTGCAAGCGCGAGTCCTCCGCTACCATCAAGGCCGCTCCTGCATCCTACGCGCAGGGCGAGCCCGCGAAGCAGCAGAAGCTTCTCGAGTTTGACTGCCGTGGTCTCGAGTTCACCGAGTTCATCCCCGAAGGCGAATggctcgccgagggcctcgatTCGGGCAGCAAGTTCTCCGCCATCGACCTCACCGAAGGCGAGTGGTACGATTATGACGAGAAGGCCGGAGAGGAAGTGAGCATCAAGGATCTGAAATGGGAGATCAAGCGGGCTTGA